The sequence CGCGGCGCCGAGACCTGTGGCCCGCTCATCCAGGACAAGCGCGTCCTGGTCTCCGTCCAGCACCCGGGCGAGATCGACGGCGCGTCCGTCGAGAAGCCGCAGTCGGTGTGGCCCGACGGTCCCGGCAAGATCGTCCGCCCGGCGGTCGTGTCCGTGTGGCGCAAGGACGGCCGCAACATCGGTGTCTGACCGGACCAGTTGACCCGAGGGGGTGTTTCACGTGAAACACCCCCTCGGGCGTCCACGTCACTCAACCGGCACATTACGCTCAATTCCCCTCCGGTGTCCTGCCCACGGGAAGCCGGAGCGTCGTCACCGCGCCCCCGTCGGGCGCGTTGGCGAACCCCACCACGATCTCCAGCACGGCCGCCTGCCCCATCACGATGGTGAGCCCCAGACCGTGACCGCGTCCGCGGCCCGGGTCCCCGGTACGGAACCGCTGCGGTCCCCGCTCGATCAGCTCGGGCGGATAGCCGGGCCCGTGGTCGCGGACCACCACCACCGGTCCCTCCACGGTCACCTCGACCGGTGGCCTGCCGTGTTTCCCGGCGTTGAGCAGAAGGTTGGCCAGGATCCGGTCGAGGCGCCGGCGGTCGGTGACCACCACCGTGTCCCGCACCACCCGTACCGAAGGGGCCGGTCCGGCATCCGGCGACGTCCCGCTGCCCGCGGCGGCCGCGGCGACCGCGCGCTCCACGGCCCGGCCGAGCTCCACGCGGGTGAGGTCGGCCCGTTCGACGCCCGAGTCCAGCCGGGAGATCTCCAGCAGGTCCTCGGTCAGCAGGTGCAAGGCCCTCAACCGGTTGTTGATCATCTCCTTGGGTCGGCCCTCGGGGAGCAGCGCCGCCGCGGCCAGTGAACCGGTGAGCGGGGTCCGCAGCTCGTGGGCGACATCCGCCGTGAAGCGCTTCTCGGCCTCCAACCGGCCCTGG comes from Streptomyces virginiae and encodes:
- a CDS encoding sensor histidine kinase, whose amino-acid sequence is MRALSSLRWKIALTTTMVCCMVAAALGILVHNVVARQMVGEVRKAAATELDHALGHYEYGTAHGDVNAVFDPPDLPRRLRELVAGGQTGSIVGEQGGKPVMWAAGPADGKALAVWLPFGSTRDRLRDIDTAILASAILAAGLVALAGLFLADRISRRLATTAAVARRITAGDLDARVNLPGEGDDPGPRGSRDEVRDVAHALDSMASSLQGRLEAEKRFTADVAHELRTPLTGSLAAAALLPEGRPKEMINNRLRALHLLTEDLLEISRLDSGVERADLTRVELGRAVERAVAAAAAGSGTSPDAGPAPSVRVVRDTVVVTDRRRLDRILANLLLNAGKHGRPPVEVTVEGPVVVVRDHGPGYPPELIERGPQRFRTGDPGRGRGHGLGLTIVMGQAAVLEIVVGFANAPDGGAVTTLRLPVGRTPEGN